Proteins from a genomic interval of Zingiber officinale cultivar Zhangliang chromosome 1B, Zo_v1.1, whole genome shotgun sequence:
- the LOC122052585 gene encoding regulatory-associated protein of TOR 1-like isoform X6, whose product MAAPKALETIGKALHAQYECWQRRQQVRYKLQLDPTVEEVKKLCNTCRKYAKSERVLFHYNGHGVPKPTANGEIWVFNKSYTQYIPLPINELDSWLKTPSIYVFDCSAAGMIVKAFLERQDWNTSAASGSSSKDFIMLAACEAHETLPQSVEFPADVFTSCLTTPIKMALRWFSSRSLLRDSLNYSLIDQIPGLQNERKTLLGELNWIFTAVTDTIAWNVLPRDLFQRLFRQDLLVASLFRNFLLAERIMRAANCSPISYPLLPPTHQHHMWDAWDMAAEICLSKLPQLIDNPNADFQPSPFFTEQLTAFEVWLAHGSKHKKPPEQLPIVLQVLLSQSHRFRALVLLGKFLDMGPWAVDLALSVGIFPYVLKLLQTTATELRQILVFIWTKILALDKSCQVDLVKDGGHTYFIRFLDSMDAYAEQRAMAAFVLAVVVDGHRRGQEACIQANLINVCLKHLQIANPSDGQTEPLLLQWLCLCLGKLWEDFPEAQIIGSHADGPATILPLLLEPQPEVRASAVFALGTLIDVASVTFDDGHRVDEDFEDDEKLKSELNIIKNLLQLAVDGSPLVRAEVAVALARFAFAYNKPLKLTAAENWKHLSSLPSLASINHPNSLSPSQFMQSGRTIAHSGLVLRGNRENNTAGREGRISRSSPISSVGIMHGSPLSDDSSHHSDSGILAKEIGSNGVLNFSRARPLDNALCSQFTMALCNMAKDPSPRVASLAQRSLSIIGVELVVTKAPRLGVHPGDSSVPSRTSNLPGLARSSSWFDLNAVNAGQISVAFRTPPVSPPRQNYMAGLRRVCSLEFRPHQLNSPDTGLADPLLGAAGLSGGSERSLLPHSTIYNWSCGHFSRPLLAGADDNEETISRREERERIALDCMVKCQHSSNVKLANQIASWDTKFETGTKVSLLLPFSPIVVAADENEHIRVWNYEEPTSLNNFNNHESSDRGISKLSLVNEFDDSLLLVASSDGNVRFWKNFTVRGKQKLVTAFSSVLGHRSAARGTFAVVDWQQQSGYLYASSDTSPVLLWDLDKEQLVNSIPSSSDNCISALSASQVHSGQFAAGFVDGTIRIYDIRTPEMPVCTAQPHTQKVEKVVGIGFQPGFDPTKIVSASLAGDIQFLDFRNQSEPYLTFDAHRGSLTALAIHRHAPIIASGSAKQLVKVFSLNGEPLGMIRNYPTFMAQRIGSVSCLTFHPYKVLLAIGAGDACVSIYADDSYQTR is encoded by the exons ATGGCTGCTCCAAAAGCTCTTGAAACAATTGGAAAGGCATTGCATGCTCAGTATGAATGTTGGCAGCGTCGG CAACAGGTTCGTTATAAGCTTCAACTTGATCCCACAGTGGAGGAAGTGAAGAAGCTTTGTAATACTTGCCGGAAATATGCTAAGTCAGAAAGGGTTCTCTTTCATTATAATGGGCATGGAGTGCCTAAGCCTACAGCAAATGGAGAAATTTGGGTCTTCAACAAG AGTTACACACAATATATTCCATTACCTATCAATGAGCTCGACTCATGGCTTAAGACACCTTCAATCTATGTGTTTGACTGCTCTGCAGCAGGGATGATTGTCAAAGCCTTTCTAGAG CGCCAAGATTGGAATACCTCTGCTGCATCTGGTTCCTCATCAAAGGATTTTATTATGCTTGCTGCTTGTGAAGCACATGAGACTCTTCCACAAAGTGTTGAATTTCCTGCTGATGTGTTCACATCCTGCCTCACTACACCTATAAAAATGGCATTGCGTTG GTTTTCCTCTCGATCTTTACTTCGTGATTCTCTCAACTACTCTCTTATCGATCAAATTCCTGGGCTTCAGAATGAACGAAAGACGCTTCTAGGGGAGCTGAATTGGATTTTTACTGCTGTTACCGACACAATTGCATGGAATGTCCTTCCTCGTG ATCTTTTCCAGAGACTGTTTAGGCAAGACCTGTTAGTTGCAAGTCTCTTTCGCAATTTCTTACTTGCTGAGCGAATTATGAGAGCTGCTAACTGCTCTCCTATTTCATATCCATTGTTGCCACCAACTCATCAGCATCATATGTG GGATGCATGGGATATGGCTGCTGAAATTTGCTTGTCTAAACTTCCACAGTTGATTGATAATCCAAATGCTGACTTCCAG CCAAGCCCATTCTTTACAGAGCAACTGACAGCTTTTGAGGTGTGGCTGGCCCATGGCTCCAAACACAAGAAACCACCAGAACAGCTTCCAATAGTTCTTCAG GTTCTACTGAGCCAGTCTCATCGATTCCGTGCATTGGTCCTCTTAGGAAAATTCCTTGATATGGGACCTTGGGCTGTGGATCTG gcGTTGTCTGTTGGCATCTTTCCTTATGTCTTAAAGCTTTTACAAACCACTGCTACTGAATTGCGACAAATACTGGTCTTCATTTGGACCAAAATTCTTGCTCTTGACAAG TCTTGTCAGGTAGATCTGGTGAAAGATGGTGGTCACACATATTTTATCAGGTTTCTTGATAGCATGGATGCCTATGCTGAGCAGCGAGCAATGGCTGCTTTTGTCTTGGCAGTTGTAGTGGATGGACATCGGCGGGGACAAGAAGCATGTATTCAAGCAAATTTGATAAATGTGTGCCTGAAGCATTTACAAATTGCTAATCCAAGTGATGGGCAAACTGAACCTTTACTTCTCCAATGGCTTTGTTTATGTCTGGGAAAGCTCTGGGAAGATTTTCCGGAAGCACAAATCATAGGTTCTCATGCAGATGGACCAGCAACTATTTTACCTTTATTGCTGGAGCCACAGCCTGAG GTTAGAGCTTCTGCTGTTTTTGCTTTGGGGACTCTTATTGATGTTGCATCTGTCACATTTGATGATGGGCATAGAGTTGATGAGGACTTTGAGGATGATGAAAAGTTAAAGTCCGAGTTGAATATCATTAAAAATCTTCTACAACTTGCTGTGGATGGAAGTCCTTTGGTGAGGGCTGAGGTTGCTGTAG CTCTTGCACGCTTTGCCTTTGCTTACAACAAACCTCTTAAGTTAACTGCTGCTGAAAATTGGAAGCATCTGAGCTCTTTGCCATCTCTGGCCAGCATAAATCATCCTAACAGCTTATCACCCAGTCAATTTATGCAGTCAGGAAGAACCATCGCACATAGTGGTCTTGTATTAAGAGGTAACCGTGAGAATAATACAGCTGGTAGAGAAGGAAGGATATCCAGAAGTAGTCCTATTTCATCGGTTGGCATAATGCATGGCTCTCCACTGTCTGATGATTCTTCTCATCATTCTGATTCTGGGATACTGGCCAAAGAAATTGGTAGTAATGGGGTCCTTAATTTCTCTAGAGCAAGACCTTTGGATAATGCTTTATGTTCTCAGTTTACTATGGCTTTGTGTAACATGGCAAAGGATCCTTCTCCTCGTGTTGCAAGCCTTGCCCAAAGATCACTCTCCATAATTGGTGTTGAACTAGTGGTTACTAAAGCTCCAAGGTTAGGTGTACACCCGGGAGATTCTTCTGTTCCATCTCGCACTTCTAATCTTCCTGGATTGGCACGTTCATCCTCATGGTTTGACTTGAATGCTG TTAATGCAGGTCAGATATCTGTGGCATTCCGAACCCCTCCGGTCAGCCCTCCTCGTCAAAATTATATGGCAGGACTGCGCCGAGTATGCTCTCTGGAGTTCAGGCCACATCAACTAAATTCTCCAGATACTGGATTAGCTGATCCACTTCTAGGAGCTGCTGGATTGTCTGGTGGTTCTGAACGTAGCTTACTTCCACATTCAACTATTTATAACTGGAGTTGTGGTCATTTTTCTAGACCGCTTCTTGCTGGAGCTGATGACAATGAAGAAACTATTTctagaagagaagaaagagagagaatTGCTTTAGATTGCATGGTTAAGTGCCAACATTCTT CTAATGTAAAACTTGCCAATCAAATTGCTAGCTGGGACACCAAGTTTGAAACAGGCACGAAGGTTTCATTGCTCTTGCCATTTTCTCCAATTGTAGTTGCTGCTGATGAGAATGAACATATCAG GGTATGGAATTATGAAGAACCTACTTCTTTGAACAATTTTAATAATCATGAATCATCTGATAGAGGGATATCCAAGCTCTCCCTAGTGAATGAATTTGATGACAGCTTGCTTCTAGTTGCTTCAA GTGATGGAAATGTTCGTTTTTGGAAAAATTTCACAGTAAGGGGAAAACAGAAACTTGTAACAGCATTTTCTTCAGTCCTAGGTCATCGGAGTGCAGCTCGTGGTACATTTGCAGTTGTTGACTGGCAGCAACAGTCTGGCTATTTG tatGCTTCTAGTGACACATCACCTGTCCTGCTTTGGGATCTGGACAAAGAACAGCTAGTTAACTCCATCCCATCATCCTCTGACAACTGCATATCAGCATTG TCTGCTTCTCAAGTTCACAGTGGTCAATTTGCAGCTGGCTTTGTTGATGGCACTATCAGGATATATGATATCCGCACTCCTGAAAT GCCGGTCTGCACTGCTCAACCTCATACACAGAAGGTGGAGAAGGTTGTGGGAATTGGGTTTCAGCCTGGATTTGATCCAACTAAG ATTGTCAGTGCATCGCTTGCAGGGGATATACAGTTCTTGGATTTCAGAAACCAATCCGAACCATATCTTACCTTCGATGCACATAGGGGCTCTCTTACTGCCTTGGCAATTCATCGACATGCCCCAATTATTGCGAGTGGTTCGGCTAAGCAACTTGTGAAGGTTTTCAGCCTAAATGGAGAACCGCTAGGCATGATCAGAAATTACCCCACTTTCATGGCTCAGAGAATAGGTTCTGTTAGTTGTCTTACTTTCCACCCGTACAAAGTACTCCTTGCTATTGGTGCAGGGGATGCCTGTGTATCTATTTATGCAGACGACAGTTACCAAACAAGATAA
- the LOC122052585 gene encoding regulatory-associated protein of TOR 1-like isoform X1, which produces MALGDLMSSRLSGSSPSVSHHLDEFSGREDGEDEVGERELEAAQPSGSNLQVTAAAAEGNSMVYLTQTVVLSEFLHEGFEDCTEVGPSDNGLVSKWRPKDRLKTGCVALVLCLNIGVNPPDVIKISPCAQMECWIDPHSMAAPKALETIGKALHAQYECWQRRQQVRYKLQLDPTVEEVKKLCNTCRKYAKSERVLFHYNGHGVPKPTANGEIWVFNKSYTQYIPLPINELDSWLKTPSIYVFDCSAAGMIVKAFLERQDWNTSAASGSSSKDFIMLAACEAHETLPQSVEFPADVFTSCLTTPIKMALRWFSSRSLLRDSLNYSLIDQIPGLQNERKTLLGELNWIFTAVTDTIAWNVLPRDLFQRLFRQDLLVASLFRNFLLAERIMRAANCSPISYPLLPPTHQHHMWDAWDMAAEICLSKLPQLIDNPNADFQPSPFFTEQLTAFEVWLAHGSKHKKPPEQLPIVLQVLLSQSHRFRALVLLGKFLDMGPWAVDLALSVGIFPYVLKLLQTTATELRQILVFIWTKILALDKSCQVDLVKDGGHTYFIRFLDSMDAYAEQRAMAAFVLAVVVDGHRRGQEACIQANLINVCLKHLQIANPSDGQTEPLLLQWLCLCLGKLWEDFPEAQIIGSHADGPATILPLLLEPQPEVRASAVFALGTLIDVASVTFDDGHRVDEDFEDDEKLKSELNIIKNLLQLAVDGSPLVRAEVAVALARFAFAYNKPLKLTAAENWKHLSSLPSLASINHPNSLSPSQFMQSGRTIAHSGLVLRGNRENNTAGREGRISRSSPISSVGIMHGSPLSDDSSHHSDSGILAKEIGSNGVLNFSRARPLDNALCSQFTMALCNMAKDPSPRVASLAQRSLSIIGVELVVTKAPRLGVHPGDSSVPSRTSNLPGLARSSSWFDLNAVNAGQISVAFRTPPVSPPRQNYMAGLRRVCSLEFRPHQLNSPDTGLADPLLGAAGLSGGSERSLLPHSTIYNWSCGHFSRPLLAGADDNEETISRREERERIALDCMVKCQHSSNVKLANQIASWDTKFETGTKVSLLLPFSPIVVAADENEHIRVWNYEEPTSLNNFNNHESSDRGISKLSLVNEFDDSLLLVASSDGNVRFWKNFTVRGKQKLVTAFSSVLGHRSAARGTFAVVDWQQQSGYLYASSDTSPVLLWDLDKEQLVNSIPSSSDNCISALSASQVHSGQFAAGFVDGTIRIYDIRTPEMPVCTAQPHTQKVEKVVGIGFQPGFDPTKIVSASLAGDIQFLDFRNQSEPYLTFDAHRGSLTALAIHRHAPIIASGSAKQLVKVFSLNGEPLGMIRNYPTFMAQRIGSVSCLTFHPYKVLLAIGAGDACVSIYADDSYQTR; this is translated from the exons ATGGCGCTGGGAGATCTGATGTCGTCCAGGTTGTCCGGGTCGTCGCCGTCCGTTTCGCATCATTTGGATGAGTTCTCTGGCCGGGAGGATGGGGAAGACGAAGTGGGAGAGAGGGAGCTGGAGGCGGCGCAGCCATCTGGGAGCAACTTGCAGGTGACGGCTGCTGCTGCCGAAGGCAATAGCATGGTGTACTTGACTCAGACAGTCGTTCTCTCGGAATTTCTGCATGAAGGTTTCGAGGATTGCACGGAGGTAGGGCCTTCAGACAACGGGTTGGTGTCGAAGTGGCGGCCCAAGGACCGG CTTAAAACGGGTTGTGTAGCACTCGTGTTATGTTTAAATATTGGTGTGAACCCGCCTGATGTTATAAAAATATCTCCTTGTGCCCAGATGGAGTGTTGGATAG ATCCTCATTCTATGGCTGCTCCAAAAGCTCTTGAAACAATTGGAAAGGCATTGCATGCTCAGTATGAATGTTGGCAGCGTCGG CAACAGGTTCGTTATAAGCTTCAACTTGATCCCACAGTGGAGGAAGTGAAGAAGCTTTGTAATACTTGCCGGAAATATGCTAAGTCAGAAAGGGTTCTCTTTCATTATAATGGGCATGGAGTGCCTAAGCCTACAGCAAATGGAGAAATTTGGGTCTTCAACAAG AGTTACACACAATATATTCCATTACCTATCAATGAGCTCGACTCATGGCTTAAGACACCTTCAATCTATGTGTTTGACTGCTCTGCAGCAGGGATGATTGTCAAAGCCTTTCTAGAG CGCCAAGATTGGAATACCTCTGCTGCATCTGGTTCCTCATCAAAGGATTTTATTATGCTTGCTGCTTGTGAAGCACATGAGACTCTTCCACAAAGTGTTGAATTTCCTGCTGATGTGTTCACATCCTGCCTCACTACACCTATAAAAATGGCATTGCGTTG GTTTTCCTCTCGATCTTTACTTCGTGATTCTCTCAACTACTCTCTTATCGATCAAATTCCTGGGCTTCAGAATGAACGAAAGACGCTTCTAGGGGAGCTGAATTGGATTTTTACTGCTGTTACCGACACAATTGCATGGAATGTCCTTCCTCGTG ATCTTTTCCAGAGACTGTTTAGGCAAGACCTGTTAGTTGCAAGTCTCTTTCGCAATTTCTTACTTGCTGAGCGAATTATGAGAGCTGCTAACTGCTCTCCTATTTCATATCCATTGTTGCCACCAACTCATCAGCATCATATGTG GGATGCATGGGATATGGCTGCTGAAATTTGCTTGTCTAAACTTCCACAGTTGATTGATAATCCAAATGCTGACTTCCAG CCAAGCCCATTCTTTACAGAGCAACTGACAGCTTTTGAGGTGTGGCTGGCCCATGGCTCCAAACACAAGAAACCACCAGAACAGCTTCCAATAGTTCTTCAG GTTCTACTGAGCCAGTCTCATCGATTCCGTGCATTGGTCCTCTTAGGAAAATTCCTTGATATGGGACCTTGGGCTGTGGATCTG gcGTTGTCTGTTGGCATCTTTCCTTATGTCTTAAAGCTTTTACAAACCACTGCTACTGAATTGCGACAAATACTGGTCTTCATTTGGACCAAAATTCTTGCTCTTGACAAG TCTTGTCAGGTAGATCTGGTGAAAGATGGTGGTCACACATATTTTATCAGGTTTCTTGATAGCATGGATGCCTATGCTGAGCAGCGAGCAATGGCTGCTTTTGTCTTGGCAGTTGTAGTGGATGGACATCGGCGGGGACAAGAAGCATGTATTCAAGCAAATTTGATAAATGTGTGCCTGAAGCATTTACAAATTGCTAATCCAAGTGATGGGCAAACTGAACCTTTACTTCTCCAATGGCTTTGTTTATGTCTGGGAAAGCTCTGGGAAGATTTTCCGGAAGCACAAATCATAGGTTCTCATGCAGATGGACCAGCAACTATTTTACCTTTATTGCTGGAGCCACAGCCTGAG GTTAGAGCTTCTGCTGTTTTTGCTTTGGGGACTCTTATTGATGTTGCATCTGTCACATTTGATGATGGGCATAGAGTTGATGAGGACTTTGAGGATGATGAAAAGTTAAAGTCCGAGTTGAATATCATTAAAAATCTTCTACAACTTGCTGTGGATGGAAGTCCTTTGGTGAGGGCTGAGGTTGCTGTAG CTCTTGCACGCTTTGCCTTTGCTTACAACAAACCTCTTAAGTTAACTGCTGCTGAAAATTGGAAGCATCTGAGCTCTTTGCCATCTCTGGCCAGCATAAATCATCCTAACAGCTTATCACCCAGTCAATTTATGCAGTCAGGAAGAACCATCGCACATAGTGGTCTTGTATTAAGAGGTAACCGTGAGAATAATACAGCTGGTAGAGAAGGAAGGATATCCAGAAGTAGTCCTATTTCATCGGTTGGCATAATGCATGGCTCTCCACTGTCTGATGATTCTTCTCATCATTCTGATTCTGGGATACTGGCCAAAGAAATTGGTAGTAATGGGGTCCTTAATTTCTCTAGAGCAAGACCTTTGGATAATGCTTTATGTTCTCAGTTTACTATGGCTTTGTGTAACATGGCAAAGGATCCTTCTCCTCGTGTTGCAAGCCTTGCCCAAAGATCACTCTCCATAATTGGTGTTGAACTAGTGGTTACTAAAGCTCCAAGGTTAGGTGTACACCCGGGAGATTCTTCTGTTCCATCTCGCACTTCTAATCTTCCTGGATTGGCACGTTCATCCTCATGGTTTGACTTGAATGCTG TTAATGCAGGTCAGATATCTGTGGCATTCCGAACCCCTCCGGTCAGCCCTCCTCGTCAAAATTATATGGCAGGACTGCGCCGAGTATGCTCTCTGGAGTTCAGGCCACATCAACTAAATTCTCCAGATACTGGATTAGCTGATCCACTTCTAGGAGCTGCTGGATTGTCTGGTGGTTCTGAACGTAGCTTACTTCCACATTCAACTATTTATAACTGGAGTTGTGGTCATTTTTCTAGACCGCTTCTTGCTGGAGCTGATGACAATGAAGAAACTATTTctagaagagaagaaagagagagaatTGCTTTAGATTGCATGGTTAAGTGCCAACATTCTT CTAATGTAAAACTTGCCAATCAAATTGCTAGCTGGGACACCAAGTTTGAAACAGGCACGAAGGTTTCATTGCTCTTGCCATTTTCTCCAATTGTAGTTGCTGCTGATGAGAATGAACATATCAG GGTATGGAATTATGAAGAACCTACTTCTTTGAACAATTTTAATAATCATGAATCATCTGATAGAGGGATATCCAAGCTCTCCCTAGTGAATGAATTTGATGACAGCTTGCTTCTAGTTGCTTCAA GTGATGGAAATGTTCGTTTTTGGAAAAATTTCACAGTAAGGGGAAAACAGAAACTTGTAACAGCATTTTCTTCAGTCCTAGGTCATCGGAGTGCAGCTCGTGGTACATTTGCAGTTGTTGACTGGCAGCAACAGTCTGGCTATTTG tatGCTTCTAGTGACACATCACCTGTCCTGCTTTGGGATCTGGACAAAGAACAGCTAGTTAACTCCATCCCATCATCCTCTGACAACTGCATATCAGCATTG TCTGCTTCTCAAGTTCACAGTGGTCAATTTGCAGCTGGCTTTGTTGATGGCACTATCAGGATATATGATATCCGCACTCCTGAAAT GCCGGTCTGCACTGCTCAACCTCATACACAGAAGGTGGAGAAGGTTGTGGGAATTGGGTTTCAGCCTGGATTTGATCCAACTAAG ATTGTCAGTGCATCGCTTGCAGGGGATATACAGTTCTTGGATTTCAGAAACCAATCCGAACCATATCTTACCTTCGATGCACATAGGGGCTCTCTTACTGCCTTGGCAATTCATCGACATGCCCCAATTATTGCGAGTGGTTCGGCTAAGCAACTTGTGAAGGTTTTCAGCCTAAATGGAGAACCGCTAGGCATGATCAGAAATTACCCCACTTTCATGGCTCAGAGAATAGGTTCTGTTAGTTGTCTTACTTTCCACCCGTACAAAGTACTCCTTGCTATTGGTGCAGGGGATGCCTGTGTATCTATTTATGCAGACGACAGTTACCAAACAAGATAA